GGAACGCCTGAGCGGGCACCGGTTTGTGCGCGGCGAGGCCGTCACCCATCTGCTGACGTTGATCGCAGCGCTGGTTCCCGCCGACCGGCCCGGCGTGCTAGACAGCATCGATCCGGCCCGCCGCTTTGAGCAGGCTTACCCGGCCCCGGCGGCGGAGATCAACGCTGCGCTGCTACTGGAAACGCCGCAGGCCGCCGCCGCACTGCTGGCGCTGGCCGAGCGGTTGCTGCGCGACCGCCTGCCGGATTACCCGGTGGAAGCCGTGGCGGTGGTGCGGCGGCTGGCCCTGTCCACGCCCGACGCTGGCGGGTTACAATAGGCGGGCCTGGACCAACATTGCGAAGGGGAAACGCCCATGAAGTCTGATCTCGATCAGCTGATGGCAAAGCGGGGCCTGGACGCCCTGATCATTCTCGGTGGGGAGATGCCCAACCCGCACCGGGCCTACATCACTAACGGCCACGAAGCCAGTGCGCTGGTCTTCAAGAAGCGCGGCGAGCCAGCCGTGATGATCACCAATACCCTGGAGATCGAAAACGCCCGCCAGAGCGGCCTGCCGGTTTATAACTACAACGACTTCAACATCCACGAGCTATGGGCGCAATATCCCGATGACGCCGACATGCGCACGGTCAGGAGCTTTGAGCGCTACTTTGAGCGGCTGGGCATCACCGGCGGGCGGATCGGCGTCTACGGCTTCGGCGATATCGGCGCCAGCTGGGAGATGCTCAAGCTGCTCAGCGAGCACTTCCCGGCCATGACCTTCGTTGGCGAGCGGGAAGATACACTCTTTGACGAAGCCGTGACGACCAAAGACGCCGTCGAGATCAAACTTCTCAAGGATGTCGCCCGCCGCACCAACCTGGTCATGCAGGCGGCCTGGGACTTCATTGCCGGGCATCGTGCTCAGGGTGGCGTCGTCATCAGGGCGGATGGTACGCCGCTGACGATCGGAGACGTCAAGCGTTTCGTCCGGCTTAAGCTGCTGGAACATGGGCTGGAAGACCCGGAAGGCATGATCTTCGCCCAGGGGCGTGACGGCGGCTTCCCCCACAGCCATGGCAACGACGAAGAACCGCTCTACCTGGGCCGGGCGATTGTCTTCGACCTGTTCCCGCGCGACATGCAGAGCGGCTACTACCACGACATGACGCGCACCTGGAGCATCGGCTATGCTACGCCGGAAGTGCAGAAGGCTTACGACGAGGTGATGACCGCCTTCAACGCGGTGATGAGCCAGATCAAAGTCGGGGAGCGCACCAAGCGTTATCAGGAGATCGCGCTGGACGTGCTGGAGGAGTTCGGCCACCCCACCGGTCGCAGCGATCCAGGTTCAACGGTCGGTTACATCCACAGCCTGGGGCATGGCCTGGGGCTGCAGATTCACGAACGTCCGGGCTTCACCCACCTCCGCAACCGGGATGTAGTGCAGGTTGGTAACGTCTTCACGGTGGAGCCGGGCGTATACTATCCGGATCGCGGCTTTGGCATCCGCGTGGAAGATACCGTCTACATCGATGAGCAGGGCGTGGCTCACAGCCTGACGTCAATGCACAAGGAACTGGTGTTGCCGCTGAAGGGCTAACGCCGGAGGAGATCCCCCCAGACGAGAGACCGGCCCGGATCGCCGTGGATGGCAGGCGCCAGCCGGGCGGATCCGGGCCTGTTGATGCTGGCGGGAAAGGGGTCTGTTCAGGGCGTCGCCTGTGCCCGGCGTGCTTCCCAGTCCGGGCGGATCAGGCCGAAAACCAGCGTATCGCGCAGTTCGCCGCCGGGGGTGCGGGTGTCGCGGCGCAGGCAGCCCTCCAGCGTAAAGCCGCAGCGTTCGGCGACCGCCCGGCTGCGCCTGTTGAGAGCGTCGCAGCGGATCTCCAGGCGTTCAGCACGGAGCGTGACAAAAGCGAAATCGGTGATGGCCCGCACAGCCTCGCTGATGTAGCCCTTGCCTTCCTCGTCAGCACGCACCCAGTAACCGATCTCAAAGCGCGGTACGTCCCAGTCCGGGTCATGCAGGCCACTGCCACCGATCCAGCGCCCGTCTGCCTTGCGGATCAGCATCATCCAGAAGTCCTCGCGGCGCGTCCAGCGGGCGATACCCTCGCGCACCAGAGCCTCGTATTCCTCCGGAGAAGCCACGCGCTGCGCCCAGGGCATCCACGGTTGCAGGTGGGTCTGTGAGTCGCGGACAGCTTCAGCCAGGGGCGGGCCATCGCCGGGACGCGGGGCGCGGATGATCAGGCGCTCGGTTTCGATCTGGTCAGGGAAATCAAGCAGAATCGGCTTCGTGGCCGGGGTCATGCCAGGTCCTCCTGTGGAGAAGAAAGCGTATCAGCGGCTCGGGGATCATGACTTCCCCCGCCGGGCGGCCAGCGCATCCTCCAGCAGGGCCTGCACGACCTGCGGCTGACCCTGACCGCGCAGGGCACGCATCACCTGGCCCATCAGGAATTTGGCCAGCTTCTCCTGCCCGGCCAGGTAAGCCGCCACCTCGTCCGGGTGGGCGTCCAGCACCTGCTCGATGGTCGCCCGGATCGGCGTTTCGTCCGTGATCTGGGCCAGCCCGTGGGCGGCTACGATCTGCGCCGGGTCGCCGCCCTCTGCGTAGAGGATGTCCAGCACCCGCTTGGCGGTGTTCAGGTTGATCGTCCTGGCGTTGACCAGCGCCAGCAACCCGGCCAGCGCCCCCGGCGTCACCCGGATCTGGTCGATGGCCTCGCGGGGCAGCGACTCGGCGTTCATCAGGCGGAAGATCTCGCCCAGGACAAAGTTGGCCGCCTGCTTGGGTTCAGCCCCGGCGGCCAGCGCCGCCTCGTAATAATCGGCCACGGCGCGGTCGGCCACCAGTGCGGCGGCGTCCTCGCGGCTCAGGCCCAGATCGGCCATGAAGCGGTCGCGCCGGGCGTCCGGCAGTTCCGGCAGACGGGCGCGGGTGG
The genomic region above belongs to Anaerolineae bacterium and contains:
- a CDS encoding aminopeptidase P family protein; the protein is MKSDLDQLMAKRGLDALIILGGEMPNPHRAYITNGHEASALVFKKRGEPAVMITNTLEIENARQSGLPVYNYNDFNIHELWAQYPDDADMRTVRSFERYFERLGITGGRIGVYGFGDIGASWEMLKLLSEHFPAMTFVGEREDTLFDEAVTTKDAVEIKLLKDVARRTNLVMQAAWDFIAGHRAQGGVVIRADGTPLTIGDVKRFVRLKLLEHGLEDPEGMIFAQGRDGGFPHSHGNDEEPLYLGRAIVFDLFPRDMQSGYYHDMTRTWSIGYATPEVQKAYDEVMTAFNAVMSQIKVGERTKRYQEIALDVLEEFGHPTGRSDPGSTVGYIHSLGHGLGLQIHERPGFTHLRNRDVVQVGNVFTVEPGVYYPDRGFGIRVEDTVYIDEQGVAHSLTSMHKELVLPLKG
- a CDS encoding GNAT family N-acetyltransferase; the encoded protein is MTPATKPILLDFPDQIETERLIIRAPRPGDGPPLAEAVRDSQTHLQPWMPWAQRVASPEEYEALVREGIARWTRREDFWMMLIRKADGRWIGGSGLHDPDWDVPRFEIGYWVRADEEGKGYISEAVRAITDFAFVTLRAERLEIRCDALNRRSRAVAERCGFTLEGCLRRDTRTPGGELRDTLVFGLIRPDWEARRAQATP